A stretch of the Tannerella serpentiformis genome encodes the following:
- a CDS encoding glycoside hydrolase family 5 protein, translating to MRTTKQFLLTALAICALSACGKKDTPEPEPKPNPGTEQPVRPARLRGFMVARVEDVSERTLDDVAAWGANIIRLQICPVAYATKNNRNIWEALPVYLIRIDERLKWAKARGLKVVLDLHEPPVNGYTDPGFPAFWDNPQTRDGFLRFWTAVANKFKDPAYNDLIYGYDIYNEPAEWVQGTDHVPHKWRAMAPEIVKAIRAIDRDVWIIYEPGPWNGPDNYRNLQPLADKRVMYSLHFYLPGKFTHQGVNMATKAEAIASLGVEYPGKIKGKQWDRAALERELEVVDDFQRRYNVPIFVGEFSVVRWAPFPSSARWLTDVVSLFEERKWTWCYHAFREWDGWSLEHPEGRHTFRYKGDPAASPAKTETERAKVIRAALRKNAQK from the coding sequence AAGAAGGACACGCCCGAACCCGAGCCCAAACCAAATCCCGGCACAGAACAACCCGTGCGACCAGCCCGCTTACGCGGTTTTATGGTAGCCCGCGTGGAGGATGTGAGCGAACGTACATTGGACGACGTGGCCGCATGGGGCGCGAACATCATCCGACTTCAAATTTGCCCGGTGGCATATGCCACGAAGAACAATCGCAACATCTGGGAGGCCCTCCCGGTCTACTTGATCCGTATCGACGAACGCCTCAAGTGGGCCAAAGCCCGCGGCCTAAAGGTTGTGCTCGACTTACACGAGCCGCCCGTCAACGGCTACACCGATCCCGGATTCCCCGCCTTCTGGGACAACCCGCAGACTCGCGACGGCTTCCTCCGCTTCTGGACCGCAGTGGCCAACAAGTTCAAAGACCCCGCCTACAACGACCTCATCTACGGCTACGACATCTATAACGAGCCCGCCGAATGGGTTCAAGGCACCGACCACGTCCCCCACAAGTGGCGGGCCATGGCCCCCGAGATTGTCAAGGCCATTCGCGCCATCGATCGCGACGTCTGGATCATCTACGAGCCCGGCCCCTGGAACGGCCCGGACAACTACCGCAACCTGCAGCCTCTCGCCGACAAACGCGTGATGTATAGTCTGCATTTCTACCTCCCCGGAAAATTTACTCATCAAGGTGTGAACATGGCGACAAAAGCCGAAGCCATCGCATCACTTGGCGTGGAGTATCCCGGCAAGATAAAAGGCAAGCAATGGGATCGCGCCGCGCTGGAGCGCGAGCTTGAAGTTGTAGACGACTTCCAGCGTCGGTACAACGTGCCCATTTTCGTCGGCGAGTTTAGTGTCGTGCGTTGGGCCCCTTTTCCGTCGTCTGCACGCTGGCTGACGGACGTCGTATCGCTCTTCGAAGAGCGCAAATGGACGTGGTGCTACCACGCCTTCCGCGAATGGGACGGCTGGAGCTTAGAGCACCCCGAGGGAAGGCACACCTTCCGTTACAAAGGCGATCCTGCCGCATCGCCGGCTAAGACCGAAACGGAGCGCGCCAAAGTGATCCGCGCTGCACTGCGCAAAAACGCGCAGAAATAG